A stretch of Candidatus Eisenbacteria bacterium DNA encodes these proteins:
- a CDS encoding acyl-CoA dehydrogenase family protein, with protein sequence MHFDLNDEQALIRKTVREFAEKTLGPTAGERDHHEKPAIEEAKAFADLGFLGMTIPEEYGGALLDDISEAIVIEELSRVDASFGVLVSVHTSLSATVVVTHGTDAQKKKYLPRLATGEILAAYSLSEAGAGSDPTALSCAAAKKGDKYVLNGEKMWVTNGSIADLYILMAKTDPSAPGAKGVSAFLIEKGFPGFSVGKKEEKLGIRSSDTVSLILQNCEVPAENLLWEEGKGMRIAFEALDKSRIGIAAQAVGIAQGAFDAALAYSKQREQFGRPIIQHQTIGNYLADMATRIEAARLLTYKAAYLKEKKAKHTMESAQAKLFAGDIAVWVADRAVQILGGYGYTREFPVERFYRDAKITQIYEGTNEIQRLVIARALVS encoded by the coding sequence ATGCATTTCGATCTGAACGACGAGCAGGCCTTGATCCGGAAGACCGTTCGTGAGTTCGCGGAGAAGACGCTCGGACCGACCGCGGGCGAGCGCGACCACCACGAGAAGCCGGCGATCGAGGAGGCGAAGGCGTTCGCCGATCTCGGCTTCCTCGGCATGACGATTCCGGAGGAGTACGGCGGAGCCTTGCTCGACGATATCTCGGAGGCGATCGTCATCGAGGAGCTCTCGCGGGTCGACGCCTCCTTCGGGGTTCTCGTGAGCGTGCACACGAGCCTCTCTGCGACGGTCGTCGTGACCCACGGAACGGACGCGCAGAAGAAGAAATACTTGCCGAGGCTCGCGACCGGCGAGATCCTCGCGGCGTACTCCCTCTCCGAGGCGGGAGCGGGATCGGATCCGACCGCTCTCTCCTGCGCCGCCGCGAAGAAGGGGGACAAGTACGTCCTCAACGGCGAGAAGATGTGGGTGACGAACGGGTCGATCGCGGACCTTTACATCCTCATGGCGAAGACCGACCCGTCCGCGCCGGGCGCGAAGGGGGTCTCCGCGTTTCTCATCGAGAAGGGCTTTCCCGGTTTCTCCGTCGGGAAGAAGGAGGAGAAGCTCGGCATCCGGTCGAGCGACACGGTGAGCCTCATCCTTCAGAACTGCGAGGTCCCCGCGGAAAACCTCCTCTGGGAGGAGGGGAAGGGGATGCGGATCGCGTTCGAGGCTCTCGACAAGAGCCGGATCGGCATCGCCGCGCAGGCGGTCGGGATCGCGCAGGGCGCCTTCGACGCCGCGCTCGCCTACTCGAAGCAAAGGGAGCAGTTCGGCCGGCCGATCATTCAACATCAAACCATCGGCAACTACCTCGCCGACATGGCGACCCGCATCGAGGCGGCCCGCCTTCTCACGTACAAGGCGGCCTACTTGAAGGAAAAGAAGGCGAAGCACACGATGGAGTCGGCCCAAGCGAAGCTGTTCGCGGGCGACATCGCGGTCTGGGTGGCGGATCGGGCCGTGCAGATCCTCGGCGGGTACGGCTACACGCGCGAGTTCCCGGTGGAGCGGTTCTACCGGGACGCGAAGATCACCCAGATCTACGAGGGGACCAACGAGATCCAGAGGCTCGTCATCGCGCGGGCGCTCGTCTCGTAG